CGAGTCGATGTCGACGATCTGACCGGGCACCCCGGTCTGGCCCAGCTCGATGGCCATCGAGATCAGCGCCCCGGCGGCGACCGTACGCAGCAGGGAGACCCAGGGGGAGACGAAGATCCGCCCCCCGGCCATCGGCAGCAGCACCCCGAGCGGGGCCAGCAGCGCCAGCGCCCCGCCGATCCGGCGGGCCGCCTCGGCCGGTCCCAGCGCGAGGTCCGCCCTGATCCCGGCGAGCGGCTCGAAGTTCGCCGCGGTGATCCAGGGGACGTCCAGCGGGCGCAGCGTCAGCCACCCGACGAACAGCAGATGCGCGACAAGGAGAGTGACCCCCGCCGCGCGGAAGTGGATGACGGTCTGGCCGTCCGAACTGTGACGCACGTCCACCAAGACGCCGCGACCGGCGGGATCGGTTCCGCGCCGTCGCGGCCCGCCTCCCTGACGGCCCCCCGGCCCGGGAGAGCCGTCAGGCCGCGCGGGACCCGCGTCAGTCCTGCCGGACGCCGTCCGGCGTGGCCAGGTCGCCCGGCCGGGACTTCGTCTGCGAGGTGCACAGATAACCGCGCGGCGGGTAGTCCCCGGGCCCGCCCAGGACCACGGACCCGTCCCGGACCAGCGTCTCGCTCTCCGCGTACGTGCACACCAGCTGGGCCAGCGCCTCCGCCGACAGGTCCTCCGGCTGGCTGCTGAGGCGCACGGTGCCCTCCGGATCGTCGTCCCGGACCGGAGTCACCCGCAGCCCCGCCGGAACCGCGGTGGTGAACCCGGCCCGCCGCTCGTTCGCGGGCGGCGCCTGCTGGACCTCCTTCAGCAGGGTCCGGGCGGCCGCCACCGGGTCGGCGCCGGTCGCGTCCGCCGCCACCGGGCGGTCCACGGTGACCAGCTGCGAGGTGCACACCAGATACACCGTGGCGCTCACGCCGGCCGCCGACCGGCCGGCGACGTCCGACGCCGACAGCCGGCACGGCACCCGGGAGGGCGCGGCCCCCGCGTCCACCGGCACCGAGGTCGTACGGATCCCGCACCCGGAGGCCAGCGCGGCGGCCGTCAGCACGGCCGCCAACGAGGCTGCCGTACGCCGCCGGAGCGGGCCTCGCCGGTACGTGACATCGCCGCGCTTCACGTCGCCCCGTTCTCGTCCGGGGCGTCCGCCCCCGGTTCGTCGTGGTGCGCGAGCTTCTCGGCGTCGCGCGGCAGCCGCAGTTCGAAGACGGCGCCGCCGTCCGGCGAGTTCGCCGCCGTGATGTCACCGCCGTGGATGTGCGCGTTCTCCATGGCGATGGAGAGGCCGAGCCCGCTGCCCTCCGACCGCGGCCGGGAGGCGCTGGCCTTGTAGAACCGGTCGAAGACGTGCGGCAACACGTCCTCGGGGATGCCCGGACCGTGGTCCCGTACGTCGATGACCAGCTCCTCGCCCTCGGTCCGCACCCGTACGCCCACCGGCGAACCCCCGTGCTTGAGGGCGTTGCCGATCAGATTGGCCAGGATCACGTCCAGCCGGCGCGGATCGAGCCGGACCATCATGCCGCGCTCCGCGTCCAGGTCCACCGCGTCCAGCCAGGCCCGCGCGTCGATGCACGCCGTCACCTGGTCGGCCACGTCGACCGTGTCCAGAACCAGCCGGGCCGTGCCCGCGTCGAAGCGGGTCACCTCCATCAGGTTCTCCACCAGGTCGTTCAGCCGCCGGGTCTCGCTGACCACCAGATGCACCGCGGGCGCGATCATCGGGTCGAGGGTGTCCGCCTCGTCCTCCAGCACCTCGGCCACCGCGGTGATCGCGGTCAGCGGGGTGCGCAGCTCGTGCGACATGTCGGCGACGAACCGGCGGCTCGCCTCCTCCCGCGCGCTCATGTCCGCGACCTTCTTCTCCAGTGAGCCGGCCGTTCTGTTGAACGTACGGGAGAGATCGGCGAGTTCGTCGGTGCCCGACACCTCCAGCCGGGTGTCGAGCTTGCCCTCGCCGAGCTTGCGGGCCGCGTCGCCGAGCCGCTGCACCGGACGCAGCACCGTCGTCGCGGCGGCCTGCGCGAGCAGCGCCGAGCCGACCAGCGCGAGAGCGGTGGCGATCCCCAGCGACCAGGCCAGTGAGTTGAGGTCCTGCCGTTCCTGGTCGAGGGACTTGAGCATGTAACCGGTCGGGCCGCCGCCGATGATCCGCGTACCGGCGACCAGGTACGGCGTGCCCGCGATGCTCGTCCGCTGCCAGAACAGGTGGTACTCGTGCTCGTTGCTCGACGTCAGCGGCTGCTTGCGGGCCACCTGCTCCTGGAGCGAGTCCGGCACGTCGGCCCGGGTGAAGCTGTCCAGGTCGGAGTAGCCCACGATCGGCTTGCCGCGCTCGCGCTCGGCCACCAGCAGCACGCTGTAGCCCGGACTGCTGGACGCCATCTCCCCGGCGGCCCGCTGGAGGTCGTCCTTGGTGGGGCGCGTCGGCAGCCCCGCCGCGGTCTCCTGCATCTGCCGCCGGAAGTCGTCGAGCGCGGTGTCCTGCGTACGCGTCAGCACGGCCTCGCGGTTGAGCCAGTACGCGATCCCCGAAGCGGAGACCGCGGCCGTCAGCGCCACCAGCGCGAACACCACGACCAGGCGCAGCCGCAGACTGGTCCAGCGCAGACCGGCGCGCAGGGACCGCTTGGCGGTTTCGGTCACTGAGGCGAGTCCAGCCGGTAGCCCACGCCCCGCACCGTACGGATCAGGGTCGGCGAGGACGGCACGTCCTCCACCTTCGCGCGCAGCCGCTGCACACAGGCGTCCACCAGACGGGAGTCGCCCAGGTAGTCGTGCTCCCACACCAGGCGCAGCAACTGCTGCCGGGACAGGGCCTGGCCGGGCCGGCGGCTCAGCTCCAGCAGGAGCCGCAGCTCGGTCGGCGTGAGCTGGAGGTCCTCGCCGTCCTTGGTGACGGTCATGGCGGAGCGGTCGATCACCACGTTGCCGAAGGTCGCCGAGTCGGTCGACTCGCGCTCCCCGCGGCGCAGCACCGCCCGGATCCGGGCGTCCAGCACCCGGCCCTGGACGGGTTTCACCACATAGTCGTCCGCGCCGGACTCCAGTCCCACCACGACGTCGATGTCGTCGCTGCGCGCGGTCAGCAGAATGATCGGCAGCTGGTCGGTGCGGCGGATACGCCGGCACACCTCGAAACCGTCGATCCCGGGCAGCATCACATCCAGCACGACCAGGTCGGGCCGCTGCTCACGCAGCAGTTCCAGGCCGTCCTCTCCCGTCGCCGCGGTGGCCACACGGTGGCCCTGGCGTGACAACGAGAGTTCGAGGGCCGTGCGGATGGCGTCGTCGTCCTCGATCAGCAACAGGAAAGGCACGGACGTCATTCTGGCCCATGGTGGCGCTTCAGTTCGACCTGTGGCCCCCTCCGATTGTCCGGGCACGGCCCCGGCCACCCCTGTGACAGGCCTGTGACAGTCGGGGGACAGCGCCATGAAACTGCCCCGGCAAGCTCGTGGTCAGCAGGGAACGAGAACGGACTCCACCGATAGGGGGCGCGAGATGAACGCACTGCACAGCACCGGCTCAAGCGCGGTTGTCACGCGTCTCCACGACGTCGGGCGGAGCACGGAGAAGTCCGGCGCCACGAATGTACGGGGGTGTGTTCGGAGCGCCGGGCGTCAGCACCAGACGGCGGCGGAGCAGGTGCGCATGCCGTACATGGCGGTGGTCGACGCGCCCAAGGGTGCGGCGAGCGCGTACGGGGAGGCCGCGGGGGACCGCACGGCCAGGACGGGGGACGCGGACGCCGAAGCGGCGTTCACGGCCTACGTCCAGGAGCGACGGGCCTCCCTGTACGCGACCGCCTACCACCTGACCGGTGACCGGTTCGAGGCCGAGGACCTGCTGCAGAGCGCCCTCTTCTCGACGTACCGGGCGTGGGACCGGATCAGCGACAAGGCGGCGGTCGGCGGCTATCTGCGCCGCACCATGACCAATCTGCACATCAGCGCCTGGCGCAGGCGCAAGCTCAACGAATACCCGACCGAGGAGCTGCCGGAGACGGTGGGCGACACGGACGCGATGCGCGGCACGGAGCTGCGGGCGGTGCTCTGGCAGGCGCTCGCCCGGCTGCCCGAACTCCAGCGCACGATGCTGGTCCTGCGGTACTACGAGGGCCGCACCGACCCGGAGATCGCGTCGATCCTCGACATCAGTGTCGGCACGGTGAAGTCCAGCATCTGGCGCTCCCTGCGCCGGCTGCGCGAGGACGAGGTCCTCAGCTTCGGACGTGACGAGCAGGAGTCCTTCGGCGAGTTGGTGGCCTGAGGCTGGGCCCTCCGTCTCGGGGGAGGCGGGGGCCACGGGGGAAGCACGGGGGAGCAGGAGAAAACGGGGATCGAGGGGGTTCGGGGGAACCACGGGGGAACGGCCCGTCGCTTCGGGGGAGGCGAGGGCCACGGGGGAGACACAGCGGGGTCGTACGGGCCGGGGGGTCCTGTACGGCCCCGCTTCTCCGTGTGCCCCGACCGTTACGGTGTGGTCGGCGCCGTTGCCCGCGGCCGCCCGCGAACCAGGAAGTGAGCAAGTGAGCGCAGCAGTGGGCCGCACGAGGCCGGCATGGATGGTCCGGGCGGTCGTGGCCGTTCTGGTCGTGACGGTGGCGGGGCTGTCGCACGCCTGGCGCAACACCAACGTGCTGACGGCTGAGCGGATCTGCGGGGACCTGGTCTCGGCGGAGAAGGCGGACGCGGTCCTTCCGGGGTCCGGGCGTCTGGACGCCGAAGGGGACGGTCTGGATGACGACGACCTGACGGATACGACGTGCGGGGTCGAGAAGTCGTCCGTCGTCCCCGGCTCGGGCGAGAGCCGGCTGACTGTTCGGCTCTGGCGGGTACGAGGCCACGATCCGCTGACCTTCGAGAGTGAGCCCTACCCGACGGGCGCCTCGTTCTTCAGCGGCGAGGTGACCGGCGGCGTCGACGCTCACAAGGCGTGGGTCATGCTGCCCGAGAAGTGCTGGACGGACCGGCCGGTGGTCGCCGAGTTCGACATCACCGAACCGGCTGCCGACCGCGCCGCCTTCGCCGCCCTGGCCACCGACACCGTACGGACCGTCGCGGCCCGGACCGGATGCGGTGACCTCCCCGGGAAGCCCGGAACGCTCGTGCCTCCGCGCTCCGACGCCGCCCGCCCGGTCACCGCGGGACAGGTGTGCGGCCTGGACGGCCTGACCGTGGCGGGCCAGGTGCCGGCAGGGGCGAAGGTCCTCGACGAGGGGCAGAAGGCCCCCACCGACCTGTGGACCTGCAAGCTGACCCTGGACGACGAGACGCGCGGCCATGTCCGTGCGGACGGCTTCATGAAGTACACGGCCTCCCGGGACCCGCTGCTCATCGCCGCCATGCGGAAGTTTCCGGGCACGGTCACCGGCGCGGCGCGGGGCGGCCGGGAAGCGGAAATCGTCGACAAGGGTGCTGGATTCATCCTGCGCTGCGCGGAGGGCGACCCCCTCTACCTGGCGGTGGACTCGGGACAGCAGTACCTGGAAGCGAGCAAGCTCCACGCGGACCTTCCCCAGCGGGACGCCTACGTCGAGCCCTTCGTGAAGGCCGCCGCCAGGACCTTCGGCTGCGCGGCCCCCGCCGGCTGAGCGCGGGCGGGGCGCCCGTCCCTACTCCGGGACCGGCGCTCCCACGCCCGCCCTGCGGCAGCGCCCGGCCGCCGCGGCGGCGAACCGCCCCAGC
The nucleotide sequence above comes from Streptomyces sp. NBC_01116. Encoded proteins:
- a CDS encoding VanZ family protein, producing MDVRHSSDGQTVIHFRAAGVTLLVAHLLFVGWLTLRPLDVPWITAANFEPLAGIRADLALGPAEAARRIGGALALLAPLGVLLPMAGGRIFVSPWVSLLRTVAAGALISMAIELGQTGVPGQIVDIDSLLLNTTGVVLAHLLVVPVCRARLRRKGLPGVRDLARYRQETRLRDEAPGGSTPTITGVGLAP
- the afsQ1 gene encoding two-component system response regulator AfsQ1 translates to MPFLLLIEDDDAIRTALELSLSRQGHRVATAATGEDGLELLREQRPDLVVLDVMLPGIDGFEVCRRIRRTDQLPIILLTARSDDIDVVVGLESGADDYVVKPVQGRVLDARIRAVLRRGERESTDSATFGNVVIDRSAMTVTKDGEDLQLTPTELRLLLELSRRPGQALSRQQLLRLVWEHDYLGDSRLVDACVQRLRAKVEDVPSSPTLIRTVRGVGYRLDSPQ
- a CDS encoding SigE family RNA polymerase sigma factor, with the translated sequence MNALHSTGSSAVVTRLHDVGRSTEKSGATNVRGCVRSAGRQHQTAAEQVRMPYMAVVDAPKGAASAYGEAAGDRTARTGDADAEAAFTAYVQERRASLYATAYHLTGDRFEAEDLLQSALFSTYRAWDRISDKAAVGGYLRRTMTNLHISAWRRRKLNEYPTEELPETVGDTDAMRGTELRAVLWQALARLPELQRTMLVLRYYEGRTDPEIASILDISVGTVKSSIWRSLRRLREDEVLSFGRDEQESFGELVA
- a CDS encoding ATP-binding protein encodes the protein MTETAKRSLRAGLRWTSLRLRLVVVFALVALTAAVSASGIAYWLNREAVLTRTQDTALDDFRRQMQETAAGLPTRPTKDDLQRAAGEMASSSPGYSVLLVAERERGKPIVGYSDLDSFTRADVPDSLQEQVARKQPLTSSNEHEYHLFWQRTSIAGTPYLVAGTRIIGGGPTGYMLKSLDQERQDLNSLAWSLGIATALALVGSALLAQAAATTVLRPVQRLGDAARKLGEGKLDTRLEVSGTDELADLSRTFNRTAGSLEKKVADMSAREEASRRFVADMSHELRTPLTAITAVAEVLEDEADTLDPMIAPAVHLVVSETRRLNDLVENLMEVTRFDAGTARLVLDTVDVADQVTACIDARAWLDAVDLDAERGMMVRLDPRRLDVILANLIGNALKHGGSPVGVRVRTEGEELVIDVRDHGPGIPEDVLPHVFDRFYKASASRPRSEGSGLGLSIAMENAHIHGGDITAANSPDGGAVFELRLPRDAEKLAHHDEPGADAPDENGAT